One Arthrobacter sp. Marseille-P9274 genomic region harbors:
- a CDS encoding MFS transporter, producing the protein MEQQQEIAPPSAPAGLPQGASRALTAAVVGTIIEWYDYALYGAAAGLVIGPLFFSDAVPEAAAMAAFATFAVGFIARPLGGVVIGHIGDRHGRKPAMVLTILLMGAATVGIGLLPTAAAIGAAAPLLLVLFRLLQGLGAGAELAGAMTLVAEFAPPKQRGKYTSFVLATPPAGIALATLAFFLASMAGDQALLDGAWRVPFLVSAVLFFVALYIRSSLEETPEYLQALANRGKQEKKVPLGELWRHNRRQVFLGFLSITGHNAVNYVMAVFAITFMTSEAVGMPRPTALLVVTIASLFCIIGSPIAGWAADRYGAGRVLAFGGIVGALFAWPLFEMMATGNPLIAGLGLAIGYVFSVSASSGAQGAFLTNLFPPKQRFSGVALARETNGAIIAGLSPLIAAALIQAADGGTWLAAAYVAACCVCSIVAVVLARGTGNNASAAR; encoded by the coding sequence ATGGAGCAGCAGCAGGAAATAGCGCCGCCGTCCGCGCCCGCCGGACTCCCGCAGGGAGCAAGCAGGGCGCTGACTGCCGCCGTCGTCGGCACCATCATCGAGTGGTACGACTACGCGCTCTACGGCGCCGCGGCGGGCCTGGTGATCGGGCCGCTGTTCTTCTCCGATGCGGTTCCCGAGGCCGCCGCGATGGCAGCGTTCGCCACCTTCGCCGTCGGCTTCATCGCGCGGCCCCTCGGCGGCGTCGTCATCGGACACATCGGCGACCGGCACGGGCGCAAGCCTGCTATGGTCCTCACCATCCTGCTGATGGGCGCCGCCACCGTCGGCATCGGGCTGCTGCCCACCGCCGCCGCCATCGGGGCGGCCGCACCGCTGCTCCTGGTCCTGTTCCGCCTGCTCCAGGGCCTCGGCGCGGGCGCAGAACTGGCGGGCGCCATGACCCTGGTGGCCGAGTTCGCGCCGCCGAAGCAGCGCGGCAAATACACGTCCTTCGTCCTCGCCACGCCTCCGGCCGGCATCGCCCTCGCAACGCTGGCCTTCTTCCTGGCATCGATGGCCGGCGACCAGGCCCTCCTTGACGGGGCCTGGCGCGTGCCGTTCCTCGTGTCGGCCGTCCTCTTCTTCGTCGCCCTGTACATCCGCTCCAGCCTCGAGGAGACCCCCGAGTACCTGCAGGCCCTCGCCAATCGGGGCAAGCAGGAGAAAAAGGTGCCCCTCGGCGAGCTGTGGCGCCATAACCGCCGCCAGGTGTTCCTCGGCTTCCTGTCCATCACCGGGCACAACGCCGTCAACTACGTCATGGCCGTCTTCGCGATCACCTTCATGACCTCGGAAGCGGTCGGCATGCCGCGGCCCACGGCGCTCCTGGTCGTGACCATCGCCTCGCTCTTCTGCATCATCGGCTCCCCGATCGCCGGCTGGGCCGCAGACCGGTACGGGGCGGGACGGGTGCTCGCGTTCGGCGGGATCGTCGGAGCCCTGTTCGCCTGGCCGCTCTTCGAGATGATGGCCACCGGCAACCCCCTGATCGCCGGGCTGGGGCTGGCCATCGGCTACGTGTTCAGCGTCAGCGCCAGCTCCGGGGCCCAGGGCGCGTTCCTGACCAACCTCTTCCCGCCCAAGCAGCGGTTCTCCGGCGTGGCGCTGGCCAGGGAGACCAACGGCGCCATCATCGCCGGCCTCTCGCCGCTGATCGCCGCGGCGCTGATCCAGGCCGCGGACGGCGGCACCTGGCTGGCCGCGGCGTACGTGGCGGCCTGCTGCGTGTGCAGCATCGTCGCCGTCGTCCTGGCCCGCGGTACCGGTAACAATGCCTCGGCCGCCCGCTGA
- a CDS encoding putative quinol monooxygenase: MIFIVVKFKVKPEHADQWPELSREFTEATRAEPGNLWFDWSRSVDDPNEYVLVEAFKDDAAEAHVRSGHFAKAMAEQPQYLQETPRIISRQIDGEGWDQMGEMTVA, from the coding sequence GTGATTTTCATCGTCGTCAAGTTCAAGGTCAAGCCCGAGCACGCGGACCAGTGGCCCGAGCTGAGCCGTGAATTCACCGAAGCAACGCGCGCCGAGCCCGGCAACCTCTGGTTCGACTGGTCCCGCAGCGTCGACGATCCGAACGAATACGTCCTCGTCGAGGCCTTCAAGGACGACGCGGCCGAGGCCCACGTCAGGAGCGGCCACTTCGCGAAGGCCATGGCCGAGCAGCCGCAGTACCTGCAGGAAACCCCGCGCATCATCAGCCGCCAGATCGACGGCGAGGGATGGGACCAGATGGGCGAAATGACCGTCGCCTGA
- a CDS encoding alpha-hydroxy acid oxidase: MKHRLPQWSELRPLMQFERPALGRGPRLAKAADLWDLRRIAQRRTPRPAFDYVDGAAQDELTYRRSRAAFDSVELLPRILHGTAEADLTARIAGGTSALPFGIAPTGFTRFMHAEGEDAGVRAAAKYGVPFSLSTMGTRSIEEVAAAAPEGRRWFQLYLWKDRAKSLDLLQRAQANGFDTLLVTVDTPVAGRRHRDTRNGMVIPPKLTLKTVLDASYRPEWWFNFLTTDSLKFASLSDTSADLPTLINSMFDPTLSFEDLEWIRSIWPGQLLVKGVLTREDARKSLAAGADGLIVSNHGGRQLDRAPVSFEALPEVREEAGGDVDIILDSGIMSGTDVVAALCAGADFVLVGRAYLYGLMAGGQEGVERVLQLLADEVRTTMLLMGAATIKDLTPDMLRLRRSPAGAGLS; this comes from the coding sequence ATGAAGCACCGGCTTCCGCAATGGAGTGAGCTGCGCCCGCTCATGCAGTTCGAACGGCCGGCCCTCGGGCGCGGGCCCCGGCTGGCGAAGGCCGCGGACCTGTGGGACCTGCGCCGCATCGCCCAGCGGCGCACGCCGCGGCCGGCCTTCGACTACGTCGACGGCGCCGCCCAGGACGAACTGACCTACCGGCGTTCCCGCGCAGCCTTCGACTCCGTCGAGCTGCTGCCGCGCATCCTGCACGGGACGGCCGAGGCCGACCTGACGGCCAGGATCGCCGGCGGCACGTCCGCGCTGCCGTTCGGCATCGCACCCACCGGCTTCACCCGCTTCATGCATGCCGAGGGCGAGGATGCCGGCGTGAGGGCCGCCGCCAAGTACGGCGTGCCGTTCTCGCTCTCCACCATGGGCACCCGTTCGATCGAGGAGGTGGCCGCCGCCGCGCCGGAGGGCCGCCGCTGGTTCCAGCTGTACCTGTGGAAGGACCGCGCCAAGAGCCTGGACCTGCTGCAGCGCGCCCAGGCCAACGGCTTCGACACCCTGCTGGTCACCGTGGACACGCCGGTCGCCGGCCGCCGCCACCGCGACACCCGCAACGGCATGGTCATCCCGCCGAAGCTGACATTGAAGACCGTGCTGGACGCCTCCTACCGGCCCGAGTGGTGGTTCAACTTCCTGACCACGGACTCGCTGAAGTTCGCGTCGCTGTCCGATACCAGCGCCGACCTGCCGACGCTGATCAATTCGATGTTCGACCCGACGCTCTCCTTCGAGGATCTCGAGTGGATCCGCTCCATCTGGCCCGGCCAGCTGCTGGTCAAGGGCGTCCTGACCCGCGAAGATGCCCGGAAGTCGCTGGCGGCCGGCGCCGACGGACTGATCGTCTCGAACCACGGCGGCCGCCAGCTGGACCGGGCCCCGGTGTCCTTCGAAGCCCTGCCCGAGGTCCGCGAGGAAGCCGGCGGCGACGTAGACATCATCCTCGACAGCGGCATCATGAGCGGCACCGACGTGGTAGCTGCCCTCTGCGCGGGCGCCGACTTCGTCCTGGTCGGCCGCGCCTATCTGTATGGACTGATGGCCGGCGGGCAGGAGGGCGTCGAGCGCGTGCTCCAGCTCCTCGCCGACGAGGTCCGCACCACCATGCTGCTCATGGGCGCCGCCACCATCAAGGACCTGACGCCGGACATGCTGCGCCTGCGCAGGTCACCGGCGGGAGCCGGCCTCAGCTAA
- a CDS encoding LLM class flavin-dependent oxidoreductase, whose translation MTLHSPQRHIRFNAFDMNCVGHQSPGLWRHPEDKSADYNTIGYWTHLAKVLEKGLFDGLFIADVLGTYDVFGGSNETTLRAGTQVPVNDPFLLVSAMAAVTENLGFGVTAGTAYEHPYPFSRRLATLDHLTNGRVGWNVVTGYLPSAARNMGQEDQMEHDERYNHADEYLEVIYKLLEGSWEDDAVVKDRERGIFTDPSKVHEIGHEGKYFKVPGIAITEPSPQRTPVIFQAGASKRGTQFAAENAEAVFVTCPTKEMLAASVKKIRDAAEAAGRGRYDVRIYAMQTIVTGPDNETAQAKFEEYKSYADINGALALISGWMGVDLSTYSPDDVIGANVKSNAIQSSVETFQKASGDTGKPWTIRQLAEWVGVGGFGPITVGSGAQVAQDLVSWVDETDVDGFNLAYAITPGTFEDIVEYVVPELQKLGAYPTEYAPGTLRNKLFGQGDRLPEQHRGSRYRIGSSVAAV comes from the coding sequence ATGACATTGCACAGCCCGCAGCGCCACATCCGCTTCAACGCCTTCGACATGAACTGCGTCGGCCACCAGTCGCCCGGCCTGTGGCGGCACCCGGAGGACAAGTCCGCCGACTACAACACCATCGGCTATTGGACCCACCTGGCCAAGGTGCTGGAGAAGGGCCTCTTCGACGGCCTCTTCATCGCCGATGTCCTGGGCACCTACGACGTGTTCGGCGGCTCCAACGAGACCACGCTGCGCGCGGGCACGCAGGTCCCGGTCAACGACCCGTTCCTGCTGGTCTCGGCGATGGCCGCGGTCACGGAGAACCTGGGCTTCGGCGTCACCGCGGGCACGGCCTACGAGCACCCCTACCCGTTCTCCCGCCGCCTGGCCACGCTGGACCACCTGACCAACGGCCGCGTCGGCTGGAACGTCGTCACCGGCTACCTGCCCTCCGCCGCGCGGAACATGGGCCAGGAAGACCAGATGGAGCATGACGAGCGGTACAACCACGCGGACGAGTACCTCGAGGTCATCTACAAGCTGCTGGAAGGATCCTGGGAGGACGACGCCGTCGTCAAGGACCGGGAACGCGGCATCTTCACGGACCCGTCCAAGGTCCACGAGATCGGCCACGAGGGCAAGTACTTCAAGGTGCCCGGCATCGCCATCACGGAGCCGAGCCCGCAGCGCACCCCGGTGATCTTCCAGGCCGGCGCCTCCAAGCGCGGCACCCAGTTCGCCGCCGAGAACGCCGAGGCCGTCTTCGTGACCTGCCCGACTAAGGAAATGCTCGCCGCGTCCGTCAAGAAGATCCGCGACGCCGCCGAGGCCGCCGGCCGCGGCCGCTACGACGTCCGCATCTACGCGATGCAGACCATCGTCACCGGCCCGGACAACGAGACTGCGCAGGCCAAGTTCGAGGAGTACAAGTCCTACGCGGACATCAACGGCGCGCTGGCCCTGATCTCCGGCTGGATGGGCGTGGACCTGTCCACCTATTCGCCGGACGACGTGATCGGCGCGAACGTCAAGTCCAACGCCATCCAGTCCTCCGTGGAGACCTTCCAGAAGGCCTCGGGGGACACCGGCAAGCCGTGGACCATCCGCCAGCTGGCCGAGTGGGTCGGCGTCGGCGGCTTCGGGCCGATCACGGTCGGATCCGGCGCGCAGGTCGCCCAGGACCTGGTCTCCTGGGTCGACGAGACCGACGTCGACGGCTTCAACCTGGCCTACGCCATCACGCCGGGCACCTTCGAGGACATCGTCGAATACGTGGTCCCCGAACTGCAGAAGCTCGGTGCCTATCCCACGGAGTACGCTCCGGGCACGCTGCGCAACAAGCTCTTCGGCCAGGGCGACCGTCTGCCGGAGCAGCACCGGGGCAGCCGCTACCGCATCGGCAGCTCCGTGGCCGCGGTCTAG
- a CDS encoding MmcQ/YjbR family DNA-binding protein, with the protein MDGAGLRAICLGLPGAFEDFPFGPEASVFKVRGRPGPAKMFALADLGAEPLSISLKCEPELALQLRAAHPEITGAYHMNKTHWNGVLCTGGLEDGMIRDMIEDSYDLVVAGLPRRDQEALGWAGLSREG; encoded by the coding sequence GTGGATGGAGCCGGGCTGCGAGCGATTTGCCTGGGCCTGCCGGGCGCGTTCGAGGATTTCCCCTTCGGCCCGGAGGCCTCGGTCTTCAAGGTGCGCGGGCGGCCGGGGCCCGCGAAGATGTTCGCGCTGGCGGACCTCGGGGCCGAGCCGCTGAGCATTAGCCTCAAGTGCGAGCCGGAGCTGGCGCTGCAGCTGCGCGCCGCCCATCCGGAGATCACGGGCGCCTACCACATGAACAAGACGCACTGGAACGGCGTGCTCTGCACCGGCGGCCTGGAGGACGGGATGATCCGGGACATGATCGAGGACTCGTATGACCTGGTGGTCGCCGGGCTGCCGCGGCGGGACCAGGAGGCCCTGGGCTGGGCAGGGCTCAGCAGGGAGGGCTGA
- a CDS encoding GntR family transcriptional regulator produces the protein MGSLADRLEQLLRERILQGVLEPGSVVVEPELAKEFGVSKTPVREALQRLVAQSYVTVLPKKGYLIRTMGLPDVLELVEMRTVLEPHLAARAARGGHGLDAMKQALVRQRELLQSDPEASIASGRAFHESLAAEAGNSRMLEALLRCMTEMGRAYNVVPGAQSHLRSEEEVWEHEAIYAAVAAGDPEGARKAMLDHLKSIRRALTSQFND, from the coding sequence ATGGGGTCGCTGGCCGATCGTTTGGAGCAGCTCTTGCGGGAGCGGATCCTGCAGGGGGTGCTGGAACCCGGCTCCGTGGTCGTCGAGCCCGAGCTCGCCAAGGAGTTCGGGGTTTCCAAGACGCCCGTGCGCGAGGCGCTGCAGCGGCTCGTGGCCCAGAGCTACGTCACGGTGCTGCCTAAGAAGGGCTATCTCATCCGCACTATGGGGCTGCCGGATGTGCTTGAACTCGTTGAGATGCGCACGGTGCTTGAACCGCATCTCGCTGCCAGGGCCGCCCGCGGCGGCCACGGGCTCGATGCCATGAAGCAGGCGCTGGTCCGGCAGCGGGAGCTGCTCCAATCGGACCCCGAGGCCTCGATCGCCAGCGGCAGGGCATTCCACGAGTCGCTGGCCGCCGAGGCCGGCAACTCGCGGATGCTGGAGGCCTTGCTCCGGTGCATGACCGAGATGGGCCGCGCCTACAACGTGGTTCCCGGGGCCCAGAGCCACCTGCGCAGCGAGGAGGAGGTCTGGGAGCACGAGGCGATTTATGCCGCCGTCGCCGCCGGAGACCCTGAGGGCGCCCGGAAGGCCATGCTGGACCACCTGAAGTCCATCCGCCGGGCGCTGACGTCCCAGTTCAATGACTAG
- a CDS encoding DUF1206 domain-containing protein — MSGGVDRAKQQARRARDTAEEASESKTLETVARFGWAANGLLHLLIGVLALRLALGASGEADQGGAVSELSSKPGGALLIWAGMIACAALALWQFSDAAFGYRHLEDRKKWGKRAKAAGLGIVFAAISSVFGVFAFGGSSDSSESSQDASSRLLQFPGGAILLFLIGAGIAAAGVFYVYKGVVQKFFDDLKTLPPGGQRIAVSWLGSIGYIGKGAALVVLGILFAVAAFHQDPEEAKGLDGALKALKEQPLGDAALILIAIGLMCYGLYLGARARYGKM; from the coding sequence GTGAGCGGCGGAGTGGACAGGGCGAAGCAGCAGGCCCGCAGGGCCAGGGACACGGCGGAGGAAGCCTCCGAATCGAAGACCTTGGAGACTGTGGCGCGGTTCGGCTGGGCGGCCAACGGGTTGCTGCATCTACTGATCGGCGTGCTCGCGCTGCGGCTGGCGCTCGGGGCCTCGGGCGAGGCGGACCAGGGCGGCGCAGTCAGCGAGCTTTCCTCCAAACCGGGTGGAGCGCTGCTGATCTGGGCCGGGATGATCGCCTGCGCCGCGCTGGCGCTGTGGCAGTTCTCCGACGCGGCTTTCGGCTACCGGCACCTGGAAGACAGGAAGAAGTGGGGCAAGCGGGCCAAGGCCGCTGGCTTGGGCATCGTTTTCGCGGCGATCAGCAGCGTCTTCGGCGTCTTCGCGTTCGGGGGCAGCAGCGACAGCAGCGAGTCCTCCCAAGACGCCAGTTCCAGGCTGCTGCAGTTCCCCGGCGGCGCTATCCTGCTGTTCCTGATCGGTGCCGGCATTGCCGCCGCGGGAGTCTTCTACGTCTACAAGGGCGTCGTGCAGAAGTTCTTCGACGACCTCAAGACCCTCCCGCCCGGGGGACAGCGGATCGCAGTCAGCTGGCTGGGGAGCATCGGCTACATCGGCAAGGGTGCCGCCCTCGTCGTGCTCGGGATCCTGTTCGCCGTCGCCGCGTTCCACCAGGATCCGGAGGAGGCCAAGGGGCTGGACGGAGCGCTCAAGGCCCTGAAGGAGCAGCCCTTGGGAGACGCGGCACTGATCCTGATTGCCATCGGCCTGATGTGCTACGGCCTCTACCTGGGGGCGCGTGCCCGCTACGGCAAGATGTAG
- a CDS encoding DUF1990 family protein encodes MNGRKSYSAAGLTYPDQGLTRLGRAPEGYRVARHRVAVGSGREAFARLADGILAWDLHRVAGLRVDRSTPRAAEGVDVVSRFGVGPLRLAAPCRVVWAVEEPDRAGFGYGTLPGHPASGEESFLAVLTPDGRVHLELFAYSRPSNWFYRAGAPVTVAVQKFVTRRYLAAARKLAAGT; translated from the coding sequence ATGAACGGGCGGAAATCCTACAGCGCCGCGGGGCTGACTTACCCCGACCAAGGGCTGACCCGGCTGGGCCGGGCGCCGGAAGGCTACCGCGTTGCCCGGCATCGGGTGGCCGTCGGCTCGGGCAGGGAGGCCTTCGCCAGGCTGGCGGACGGGATCCTGGCCTGGGACCTCCACAGGGTCGCGGGGCTCCGCGTGGACCGGTCGACGCCGCGGGCGGCCGAGGGAGTGGACGTGGTCTCGCGCTTCGGCGTCGGACCGCTCCGGCTCGCCGCACCCTGCCGGGTGGTTTGGGCCGTGGAGGAACCGGACCGCGCGGGCTTCGGCTACGGCACGCTGCCCGGCCATCCGGCCTCCGGAGAGGAAAGCTTCCTGGCCGTGCTCACACCCGACGGCCGGGTCCATCTTGAGCTGTTCGCGTACAGCCGGCCCTCCAACTGGTTCTACCGGGCCGGCGCCCCCGTCACGGTCGCCGTCCAGAAATTCGTGACGCGGCGCTATCTCGCCGCGGCACGAAAGCTGGCCGCGGGCACATGA
- a CDS encoding serine hydrolase translates to MKATRNPARHSSRKSVAAVGLATVLLLGAVGCTASGPAQPPRPTEEAAAVAGGAPARITVDEGRLRQTFESLAEDLLTPGAVMLLRTPEQQLEFTYGNRSLDDSDPVDVQDHIRIGSITKTWTGTVILQLVEEGRLKLEDPVSKFRDDVPNGGKITVEQLLNMRSGLYNYSESYELNLALDETPERVWTPEELVAIALPLPAYFPPGEGYHYSNTNTALLGLIAEDLEDKPLEEIVQERILGPLGMDDSAFPPSETTTLAAPHPQGYMFMDNVLTIASTKLPADLIAAAEAGELEPNDVTDASSSWCWAAGQGTSSAGDLAVWGEALAEGGVLGTEMQKIRMDSLRPVDPDNPDSPQYGLAIAKFGELYGHTGELPGFNSFMGYDPGNDLTLVVWTNLAPAADGRDPATSIARALIGELYGG, encoded by the coding sequence ATGAAGGCAACACGCAATCCCGCCCGGCACTCGTCGAGAAAGTCAGTCGCCGCCGTCGGCCTGGCGACCGTGCTGCTGCTCGGCGCGGTCGGCTGCACCGCCTCGGGCCCGGCGCAGCCGCCGCGGCCGACCGAGGAGGCCGCGGCAGTGGCCGGCGGCGCTCCTGCCCGGATCACGGTCGATGAGGGACGGCTCCGGCAGACATTCGAGAGCCTCGCGGAGGACCTGCTGACTCCCGGTGCCGTGATGCTGCTGCGCACCCCGGAGCAGCAGCTTGAGTTCACCTACGGCAACCGCAGCCTGGACGACTCCGATCCGGTCGACGTGCAGGACCACATCAGGATCGGTTCCATCACCAAGACCTGGACGGGAACGGTCATCCTGCAGCTGGTCGAAGAAGGGCGGCTGAAGCTGGAGGACCCGGTCTCTAAGTTCCGGGACGACGTCCCCAACGGCGGGAAGATCACCGTCGAGCAGCTGCTCAACATGCGCAGCGGCCTCTACAACTACTCGGAATCCTATGAGCTCAACCTCGCGCTCGACGAGACGCCCGAGCGGGTCTGGACGCCCGAGGAGCTGGTCGCCATCGCGCTGCCCCTGCCCGCGTATTTCCCGCCGGGCGAGGGCTACCACTACTCGAACACCAACACCGCGCTGCTCGGGCTGATCGCCGAAGACCTGGAGGACAAGCCCCTCGAGGAGATCGTCCAGGAGCGCATCCTCGGTCCGCTGGGCATGGACGACTCCGCGTTCCCGCCCTCGGAAACCACCACACTGGCGGCGCCGCATCCGCAGGGCTACATGTTCATGGACAACGTCCTCACCATCGCGTCCACCAAGCTTCCGGCGGACTTGATCGCGGCGGCCGAGGCCGGCGAGCTGGAGCCGAACGACGTCACCGACGCGAGCAGCTCGTGGTGCTGGGCCGCCGGGCAGGGCACCTCGAGCGCCGGCGACCTTGCCGTGTGGGGCGAGGCCTTGGCGGAGGGCGGCGTGCTGGGCACGGAGATGCAGAAGATCCGGATGGACAGCCTGCGGCCGGTCGATCCGGACAATCCCGATTCGCCGCAGTACGGCCTCGCCATTGCGAAGTTCGGCGAGCTGTACGGCCACACCGGCGAGCTGCCGGGCTTCAACAGCTTCATGGGCTATGACCCGGGCAACGACCTGACGCTGGTGGTGTGGACCAACCTGGCCCCCGCCGCGGACGGCCGCGATCCGGCGACGTCCATCGCCCGGGCCCTGATCGGCGAGCTGTACGGCGGCTGA
- a CDS encoding alpha-amylase family glycosyl hydrolase, whose translation MSAARPIAPSRTSAAPSGNRRTALRRAAAVVLSLLLAVPALPAAAEPRETGQAARPGPEQAQARQSLRAPVSDENFYFVMADRFANGNSGNDDGGLGSDPLVSGFDPARKGFYNGGDLAGLLDRLDYIQGLGTTSIWLTPSFKNKAVQLEDGPSAGYHGYWITDFTQIDPHLGTNAELKQLIDAAHERGMKVYFDIITNHTADVIGYEEGARTGYVSKDREPYRTAGGEMFDDRDYAGGADFPALDPATSFPYTPVLEPGEEDLKVPGWLNDPTLYHNRGNTTFTGEDSYYGDFFGLDDLFTEHPRVADGMKEIYQAWIRDFGVDGFRIDTMKHVDDAFWQEFGPDVLEYARAQGKDEFFMFGEVFDTTKSFTSQFTTRDSMQAVLDFPFQQAARDFASRGAGAAGLGEFFAGDDWYTDADSNAYQLPTFLGNHDMGRIGSFIAADNPGASDAELLSRDRLAHELMYFSRGNPVVYYGDEQGFTGPGGDQDARQSLFASRVPEYLDDDLIGTASTHAADNYDAGHPLYRAIGGLAALTREHPALRDGAQQHRYAAEGVGIYAFSRIDPEDQREYVVVVNSAETEQTAQVPTYIPKRRFAQLYGGEGALKTDKDGTLTVTVPPLSTVVYQSAGRIPRSKEAPAVVLSAPQPAAEDNGRMEVTAEVAGQSFYQVSFEARIDGGDWQPAGTDDNAPYRVFHDVAALEPGTPVEYRAVVLDNGGHTRPGNVVSAEVPQPKLSMVLPAEGSQVSGQVEVSAVAAPEKPGHEVTLERRIAEGEWTVIGTDDSSPAYTAFDDVAGLGLPNGTQLQYRARLDGSVSEVRTVATGDRIEQPESVTAAGSFNSELGCSEDWQPACEQAMLTLEQDGIWRLTADLPAGSYEFKAALNGGWDLNYGAGGAREGSNIALEHDGGQVTFSYDHRTHVITAG comes from the coding sequence ATGTCCGCCGCCCGCCCCATAGCTCCGTCCCGCACCTCGGCCGCGCCCAGCGGGAACCGGCGCACCGCACTGCGTCGCGCCGCCGCCGTCGTACTTTCCCTGCTGCTGGCCGTGCCCGCCCTCCCGGCCGCAGCGGAGCCGAGGGAGACGGGGCAGGCGGCCCGCCCGGGTCCGGAGCAGGCGCAGGCCCGGCAGTCGCTGCGGGCCCCGGTCAGCGACGAGAACTTCTACTTTGTGATGGCGGACCGCTTTGCCAACGGCAATTCCGGGAACGACGACGGCGGGCTGGGTTCCGATCCGCTGGTCTCCGGCTTCGATCCGGCGCGGAAGGGCTTCTACAACGGCGGCGACCTGGCCGGACTGCTGGACCGGCTCGACTACATCCAGGGGCTGGGCACCACCTCCATCTGGCTGACGCCGAGCTTCAAGAACAAGGCCGTGCAGCTGGAGGACGGGCCCTCGGCCGGGTACCACGGCTACTGGATCACGGATTTCACGCAGATCGACCCGCACCTGGGCACCAACGCGGAGCTGAAGCAGCTGATCGACGCGGCACATGAGCGCGGGATGAAGGTCTATTTCGACATCATCACCAACCACACCGCGGACGTGATCGGGTACGAGGAGGGCGCGCGGACGGGCTACGTCTCCAAGGACCGCGAGCCCTACCGGACGGCCGGCGGCGAGATGTTCGACGACCGGGACTATGCCGGCGGCGCGGACTTCCCGGCGCTGGATCCGGCCACGTCCTTCCCCTACACCCCGGTGCTGGAGCCGGGGGAGGAGGACCTCAAGGTTCCCGGGTGGCTGAACGACCCGACGCTGTACCACAACCGGGGCAACACCACCTTCACGGGCGAGGACTCTTACTACGGCGACTTCTTCGGTCTGGACGACCTGTTTACCGAGCATCCGCGCGTGGCGGACGGGATGAAGGAGATCTACCAGGCCTGGATCCGGGACTTCGGCGTGGACGGGTTCCGCATCGACACGATGAAGCACGTGGACGACGCATTCTGGCAGGAATTCGGGCCGGACGTGCTCGAGTACGCGCGGGCGCAGGGCAAGGACGAGTTCTTTATGTTCGGCGAGGTCTTCGACACCACGAAGAGCTTCACCTCCCAGTTCACCACCCGCGACAGCATGCAGGCGGTGCTGGACTTTCCGTTCCAGCAGGCGGCCCGGGACTTCGCCTCGCGCGGCGCGGGCGCGGCCGGGCTGGGGGAGTTCTTCGCCGGCGACGACTGGTACACGGACGCGGATTCCAACGCCTACCAGCTGCCCACGTTCCTGGGGAACCACGACATGGGCCGGATCGGCAGCTTCATCGCGGCGGACAACCCGGGCGCCAGCGACGCGGAACTGCTCAGCCGCGACCGGCTGGCGCACGAGCTGATGTATTTCTCGCGCGGGAACCCGGTGGTGTACTACGGCGACGAGCAGGGCTTCACCGGTCCGGGCGGGGACCAGGACGCGCGGCAGAGCCTGTTCGCCAGCCGGGTGCCGGAGTACCTGGACGACGACCTGATCGGTACCGCGTCCACGCATGCGGCGGACAATTACGACGCCGGCCATCCGCTCTACCGCGCGATCGGCGGCCTTGCGGCGCTCACCCGGGAGCACCCCGCCCTGCGCGACGGGGCGCAGCAGCACCGCTATGCCGCCGAGGGCGTCGGTATCTATGCCTTCTCTCGGATCGACCCGGAGGACCAGCGCGAATACGTGGTTGTGGTGAACAGCGCCGAGACGGAACAGACGGCGCAGGTTCCCACCTACATCCCCAAGCGCCGGTTCGCCCAGCTCTACGGCGGCGAGGGCGCGCTCAAGACGGACAAGGACGGGACACTGACCGTGACCGTCCCGCCGCTTTCGACCGTGGTGTACCAGTCCGCGGGCCGGATTCCGCGCTCGAAGGAGGCCCCCGCCGTCGTGCTCTCCGCCCCGCAGCCCGCCGCGGAGGACAACGGGCGGATGGAAGTCACCGCCGAGGTGGCCGGGCAGTCCTTCTACCAGGTCAGCTTCGAGGCGCGGATCGACGGCGGCGACTGGCAGCCGGCAGGTACCGATGACAACGCGCCGTACCGCGTGTTCCATGATGTGGCCGCGCTCGAGCCCGGGACGCCAGTGGAGTACCGCGCCGTGGTGCTGGACAACGGCGGGCACACCCGGCCGGGCAACGTGGTCTCGGCGGAGGTGCCGCAGCCGAAGCTTTCTATGGTGCTGCCGGCTGAGGGCAGCCAGGTCTCCGGCCAGGTGGAAGTCAGCGCGGTGGCGGCGCCGGAAAAGCCGGGTCATGAGGTCACGCTGGAACGACGGATCGCCGAGGGAGAATGGACCGTGATCGGGACGGACGATTCGTCACCGGCCTACACCGCGTTCGATGACGTGGCGGGGCTGGGCCTGCCGAACGGAACGCAGCTCCAGTACCGGGCGCGGCTGGACGGTTCGGTCAGCGAGGTACGCACCGTGGCCACCGGCGACCGGATCGAGCAGCCGGAGTCGGTGACCGCCGCCGGGAGCTTCAACTCCGAGCTTGGCTGCAGCGAGGACTGGCAGCCGGCCTGCGAGCAGGCGATGCTCACCCTGGAGCAGGACGGGATCTGGCGCCTGACGGCGGACCTGCCGGCCGGCAGCTACGAGTTCAAGGCCGCGCTGAACGGCGGCTGGGACCTGAACTACGGTGCCGGCGGTGCGCGGGAAGGCTCCAACATCGCGCTGGAGCACGACGGCGGTCAGGTCACCTTCAGCTACGACCACCGGACCCACGTCATCACCGCCGGGTAG